A segment of the Agromyces sp. H17E-10 genome:
CCGCGGTGCTCGAGCAGGTCGCGGGTGTACGACGACCGCTTGATCAGGTAGTAGTCGACGATCATGATCGCGAACACGGGCACGAAGAACGCGCCGATGATCGTGAGGAACGTCGTGAACTGGTCGAGCAGGGCCAGCCACGTCGAGCCGACGATCGAGATCACGCCCACGACGAGCGCGGTGGGCAGGAACCGCAGCTTCGCCCGGCCTGCGCTCGCGTTCACGATCGACGTGGTCATGCCGTAGACGACCATCGAGTTCGTCGCCATCACCGAGACGAAGATGACGATCGCGATCGGCGCGCCGAACGCCGCGACGAGCACACCCGGGTCGAACGCGGCCGCGTCGCCGCCCGAGAGGATGACGTAGCCGATCGCGGTCGCGCCGAGCGTCATGGCGATGACGGTCGAGAGCGTGTAGCCGATGCCCGAACCGAGTATGCCCGCGCGGCTCGACACCGCGAGGCGGTTGAAGTCAGCCGAGAGCACCGTCCACGACACGGCGGTCGCGATGACGATGTCGAGCACGATCGCGGGTGTGTACCCGATCGACAGGTCGACCGGGATCGCCTGGTACTCGCCCGGCCCGAAGGTCGAGAACGCGACGAAGAAGATCCACGCGATGATCGCGAGCATGAGCACCGCGAGCCACGGCTCGACCCGGGCGATGCCGTCGTGGCCGAAGATCGCCAGGATGACGACGATCGTCTGGCACAGCACCGAGAACAGGATCGGGCTCGAGAAGCCCGTGAGGCTCTCGACGAGGTAGTTCACCGTGACGCCCGCGAGCATCGCCTGCACCCAGCTCCAGCCCATGAGGATGATCACGTTCGCCGCCATCGGCAGGTAGCCGCCGCGGGTGCCGAACGCGCCGCGCGTGAGCGCCATCGTCGGCAGGCCCGTGCGGGTGCCGATGTTGCCGACGAGCGTGAGCACGACGGCGCCGCCGAGCGTGCCGAGCACGATCATCGTGATCGCGACGCCGTAGTCGACGGCCGGGATGAACAGGGTGCCGGTGAGCAGGGTCGTGACGACGAGGTTCGCCGCCAGCCAGATCATTCCGATGCGCGGCGTCGACAGGGTGCCGCGGACCGGCCCCGAGTTGTCGGCCTGCTGCGCCAATCGGCGGTCGAGACGGGTGTAGAGCGACATTGCTTCTCCTGTGGGGGTGGGAGTCGGCGTGGGCCGTCAGTCGGTGGATGCGTCGGCGTCGGCGCCGGGCATGGGTGAGAGGTGCTCGTGCACGGCGAGGAGTCCGTCACCGTCGACGCGGAAGACGATCGTCTCCCGCTCGGTGTACGCGTCCTCGCCGTCGCCGGTGTCGACGCGGGTCGCGACGTCGTGCGAGAACACGGCGCCGCCCGGGTAGGTCTGCACGAGTCGGTTGCTCGACTCGCAGGAGAGCACGCGCCAGCCGCCCCCCGTCCACTCCGCCCAGAGGGCCTCGTAGGCGGCGCGGTCGTCGAGCCGTGCGGCCTCGGTGTGGAACATGAAGCTCGCGTCGGGGGCGAAGCCCGCGAAGTAGCGGGGTCCGTCGGTCGCGGCGAACGCGTCGACGATCGCGTCGGCGGCGGCGAGCACCTCGTCGACGGTCGGTTCACGGGTGGTCATGTCGATCTCCTTCGATCGGGTGGGGGTTCGAGGGCCGCCACGATCTCGGCGATCGCCACGGAATCGGATGCATGTGCGCGATCCGGTCCGAGATCGTGGCGATCTCCGAGGTCATGGCGGTCGGGTCGCCGGGTCAGGCGCGGGGCGCCATCGCGCTGATGAGCTCGTAGGCGACGTGGGATGCCGCGACCGCCGTCAGCTGCGCGTGGTCGTAGGCCGGGGCGACCTCGACGACGTCGGCGCCGACGATGCGCTTGTCGGCGAGGGCGCGGATGATGCGGAGGAGCTCACGGCTCGTGAGCCCGCCCGCCTCGGGGGTGCCCGTGCCGGGCGCGTGCGCCGGGTCGAGCACGTCGATGTCGATCGAGATGTAGAGCGGCTTGTCGCCGATGCGGGCGCGGATGCGCTCGATCGCCGACTCGACGCCCTGCTCCTCGATGTCCTCGCTCGTGACGATCGCGAAGCCGAGTCGTGCGTCGTCGGTCAGGTCCTCGACGCCGTAGAGCGGGCCGCGGGTGCCGACGTGCATGCTCGCGGTGAGGTCGATGAGCCCCTCCTCCGACGCACGGCGGAACGGCGTGCCGTGCGTGATCGGGGCCCCGAAGTAGGTGTCCCACGTGTCGAGGTGGGCATCGAAGTGCAGCACTGCGACGGGGCCGTGCTGCGCCGTGACGGCGCGCAGCAGCGGCAGCGCGATCGTGTGGTCGCCGCCGATGACGACGAGCCGGTCGGCCTGCTCGGCGAGCGAGCGGGCGCCGGCCTCGACGTCGGCGACGGCCTCGGCGATGTCGAACGGGTTGACGGCGATGTCGCCCGCGTCGGCGACCTGCTGCACGGCGAAGGGCAGCACGCCCTGCGCCGGGTTGAACGGTCGCAGCAGGCGCGACGCCTCGCGCACGTGCGACGGGCCGAATCGCGCGCCGGGGCGGTAGCTCACGCCGCTGTCGAAGGGCACGCCCACGACGGCGATGTCGGCGTGCGGCACCTCGTCGAGGCGGGGAAGGCGGGCGAACGTCGCGATGCCCGCGAAGCGCGGGACACGGCTGGCGTCGACGGGACCGATGGGTTCGGGCGAAACATCCGGTTGCATATTGCGAAACCTCCGATGTACTGGAGTAAACTTCGGGGCAATGCTACGACCGGCCCGCTACGGTGTCAACAGCCCGCCGTCGACCCCGAAGGAGCCCGCATGCAACGACCGGTCCCGCCGTCGCCGAGCGACTCCCCCATGGCGATCGGCCCTCGCCTGCGCAACGCCCGCACCGCGCAGGGGCTCACCCTCGCGCAGGTCGCCGCAGCCGCCGGACTCACCAAGGGCTTCCTGAGCCGGCTCGAGCGCGACGAGACGTCGCCGAGCGTCGCGACGCTCGTGCAGCTCTGCCAGGTGCTCTCGATCTCGGTCGGCTCGCTGTTCGCCGAGCCCGAGATCCAGGTCGTCCAGCTCGCCTCTGCGCCCCGCATCAACCTCGGCGGCACGGGCGTCGCCGAGCACCTCATCTCGCCGCGCAGCGAGTCACGGGTGCAGATGATCCGCTCGGTCATGGAGCCCGGGGCGTCGGGCGGCGCCGAGCTCTACACGATCTCGAGCGACGTCGAGGTGCTGCACGTGCTCTCGGGCGCCGTGAGCGTGCGCTTCGTCGACCGCGAGGTGCCGCTCGTCGCGGGCGACTCGATGACCTTCCCCGGCCGCGAGCCGCACAACTGGCGCGCCGACGACGAACTCGGCGCCGAGGTCGTCTGGGTGATCGTGCCCGCGTCGTGGAGCGGCTCGAGCTGAACCGGTCGGTCGAGTAGCGACGAAGGAGCGTTTCGAGACCACCCGCCGCGGCCTCGATACGGGGCTGCGCGCCTACTCGACCTGCGAGCCCCCGCCGAGCTCGCGCTTGCGCTGCTCGAGCTCGGCGCGCTTCTGGTAGTACTCGATCTCGCGGTCGAGGTCGGCGATCTGCTCCTCGGTCGAGCGGGTGTCGCGCGGCATCGGCGGCACGTACGGCTCCTCGGGCGCGCGGCCCGCGGGCGTGAATCCGCCGAGGCCCCGGCCGCTCGACGAGTACTCGCGGCCGAGCGTGAACCAGAGCACCGTGCCGATGAGCGGCAGGAAGATCACGAGCAGGATCCACCCGAACTTCGGCAGGTGCTTGACCTGCGACTCGTCGCGCATGATGAGATCGACGAGGGCGTAGACCATGCCCGCGAGGACCACGAGCGAGAAGACCATCGGCATGGCCGCCAGCCTAGGGCGACGGCGACCGCGAGGTCGAGCCCGCGCGAGCGGCGCGCGACGCCTTCACGTGTGCCCCGCGATCACCGCGCTTCGCGCAGGTGCACGCGTTCACCCTGCGCGCTCAGGAGGTTGAGGATCTCGGCCGGCTCGAGCGACGCGCTCGCCGTGCCGTGCGGCATCCGCGTGTCGAACTCGGCGGCCTCGCCGGGCTCGAGCACGAGCTCCTCGTCGCCGAGCGCGAGGCGCACGCGACCGCTGAGCACGTAGATCCAGTCGTAGCCCTCGTGCGCGCGCTGCTCGACCGGCGCCTCGGGCGGATGCCCCGGCAGCACCATCTTGTAGGCGTGCAGGTCGGGGTTGCTGCGGGTGAGCGGGATGATCGCCTTGCCGCCGCGGTAGAAGGGCTTCGGGTGCACGCGGGGGTCGGCGATCTGCGGTGCGCCGACGAGGTCGTCGAGGCTCGCCCGGTAGACCGCGGCGAGCCGGATCAGCAGATCGAGCGTCGGTCGGCGGCCACCCGACTCGAGGCGCGAGAGCGTGCTCGTCGAGATGCCGGTCTCCTCCGAGAGCTCGGCGAGGGTGAGGCCACGACGGGTGCGGAGCGCGCGCAGCCGCGCGGCGACGCCGTCGAGCATGCGGTCGATGGGCGGATCGGAGGGCGATTCGGCGGGGTCGGCGGCCACGGGACATCCTTTGCTGTTCCGGCAAACTCACTTGCCATTTCATACTGCCACGGCCGACGATCGGATCATGCAGCAGAACTCGTGGGACGTCATCATCGTCGGCGGCGGCAGCGCCGGGCTCAGCGCGGCCCTCATGCTGGGCCGGTCGCGCCGCAGCGTGCTCGTGCTCGACGAGGGCGCTCCCCGCAACCGCTTCGCCGGCCACATGCACGGCGTGCTCGGCCGGGATCACACGTCGCCGCTCGACCTGCTCGCCGACGGCCGCGCCGAGTTGGGCCGCTACGAGAACGTGACGATCCGCACGGGCGTCGCGATCGGCGCGCGCGCCGAGCCCGAAGGGCCCGCCGGCTTCGAACTCGAGCTCGCCGATGGCGCGCGCCGGCGCACCCGACGGCTGCTCGTCGCGAGCGGCCTGCGTGACGCGCTGCCATCCGTCCCCGGTCTCGCCGAGCAGTGGGGACGCGGTGCGTTCCTCTGCCCGTACTGCGACGGCTGGGAGGTGCGCGACCGCCGCATCGCGGTCATCGCCACCTCGGCGGCGCAGGTGCACCAGGCGCAGCTCATGCGGCAGTTGTCGACCGACGTCACCGTCTTCGCGCACGATGCCGGCCTCCCGGTCGACGCCCGCGACGGCCTCGTGGCACGCGGGGTGGTCGTCGAGGAGCGCCCCGTGGCCGCGGTCGTCGCCGACGAGCGGGGGTCGCTCCGCGGCATCCGGCTCGTCGACGGCACCGAGATCGCGGCCGACGCGATCTTCGTCGGCCCCGCACCCGAGCCGAACGACCCGGTGCTGCGCCGGCTGGGCGCCGAGCGCGCCCCGCACCCCATGGGCGGCGAGTTCGTCGTGGTCGACGCGATGGGGCGCACGAGCGTGCCGGGCGTGTGGGCGGCGGGCAACGTGACCGATCCCCGGTCGTCGGTGCCGTTCGCGATGGCCGCGGGCAGCATGGCCGGCGCGGCGATCAATGCCGACCTCGTCGAGGAGGAGGTCCGGGCCGTCGTCGCGCGCCGAGCGCCTGCCGCCGGCAGCTGACCGCCGCAGGGCGGGTGACTCGTCGCGACATCCACGGCCGCCGTTCACCTTCGACCATTTAGGCTGAGGTGATGCTGGTCATCAGCTACAACCTGCGCAAGCACCGCGCCATCTCCGAGCTCGCGGCGCTCGATGAGCGCTACTCACCCGAGGTGCTCTGCCTGCAGGAGGTCGACACGTCGAACCTTGCCGAGCGGGTCGGCCGGCTGCGCCTCGCGCACTCGACGACGGGCAACCGGCTCGGCCTCGCGATGTACTACCGCGACGATCGGTTCGAGCCCCGCGACATCCGCGCCTTCGCGCTCAAGAAGTCGCTGCACGACCGCATCCTCCGGCCCGCCCACGAGCGGCTGCTCGGCGCCCGGCTCACCGACCTCGAGCACGGCCGCGACGTGATCGTCGCGTCGTTCCACGCGGCGCCGCTCACGGCCCTCAACTCGTTGCGACGGCACCAGATCCGCTCGGCGCTCGGCGCGCTGCAGCTCATGGGGCCGCACCTGCCGACGCTCATGGTCGGCGACTACAACTACCCCGTGTTCAAGGACAATCTGGCCGAGAAGGTGCGCGATGCGGGCTACGAGCTCACGCTGAGCGACAGTCGCACCTACACGCGGTACAAGTACTTCCGCGGGCACTTCGACTTCGCGACGTCGGCCGACTTCGAGATCCGTCGCGTCGAGACGCTGCCCCGCGGGTCGAGCGACCACCTGCCGATCCTCGTCGACGCGCAGTACGTCGGCCTGCACGCCGACGACGAGATCGACGTCGTCATCTGATCAGGCGGACTCCGCGGGGCCGTTCGTCGCCGCTGTCACACCCGGGGCTCAGCGCCCGATCAGGGCGTTGAGCCAGCCCGGTCCCGCGACGCGCACACCCGGGTCGAGCCGGGCGCGCAGCCCGCGATCCGCGGTCACCACCAGGGTCGAACCGGATGCTCCGCCGACGGCGACGTTCGCGATCTCCACGATCGCGGCGTCGCCGTCGGCCGTCGCGCGCACGAGCTCGATGCCGGCGGGCGCCTCGGCCGATCGGGCGGCACCCTCGACCACGGCGACGACCGCGTCGACGCGAACGGGTTCGTCCGCCGCTTCGCCATGGGGCAGCTCGACCGTGCGTCCGAGAAGCTGCGGCAGTTCGCCGAGCAGACGCGTCGCGGCCCTCGCCCGGTCGCGCCACCAGCCGTCGGGCTTCGACCCCATCACGTTCGCGACGTCGACGATGAGCCGGACTCCTACCGTCATGCGGACATTCTCCACCAGCGCGGCGGGCGAGGATGGAACCATGCAGATCATCGTCATCGGCGCCGGCGCCTGGGGGCTTCCGACCGCGGCCGAGCTCGCCGAACGCGGCCACCGCGTCACCCTCGTCGACCGCTACGGCCCCGGCAACGCGCTCTCGTCGTCGCACGGCCCGACCCGCATCTGGCGGCTCGCCGACCCCGACCCGGCGAAGATCGCGATGACCCGACAGAGCCTCGAGGCGATGGAGCGGCTGTCGTCGATCGCGGGCGAACCGGTGTTCCTGCGCCGCGGGCTCGTCTGGCGCGACGACCGTGCCTCGCTCGACCGCTTCGAGTGGACGCTCGCGATGGAGGGCATCCCCCACCTGCGGCTCGGCGCCGACCGGGTCGCCACCCGCTTCCCGGGCCTCGTACCCGACGGGCGCGGCGCCATCTACACCTCGGAGGCGGGTCCCGTGCTCGCCGAGGTCTCGCTGCGCGCGCAGCTGCGACGGTTCGAGCAGGCGGGCGGCGAACTGCGCATCGGGCACGTCGTCGACCTCGAGACGGATGCGACGGGCACCGGGTCGGGCGGCGGGGGCGCACGGGTCCACCTCGAGGGCGGTGAGGTGCTCGAGGCCGACGCCCTCGTGATCGCCGCCGGCCCCGGGGCATCCACCCTGCTCGGTCACCTGGGGCTCTCGGTGCCGCTGCGTCCGCACCTCGAGCAGGTCGTGCACGTCGCCGACCCGGCACGCCCGTTCGACGACCTGCCCGACCTCATCGACATCGCGAGCGGCGAGCGACCCACGCTCTACGCGATGACGACGCCCCGAGTCGGCTACAAGCTCGGCCTCGACGCGCCGCTGCGCGACGTCGCGTGGGGCGTCGACGACGACCGCACGCCCGACGAATCGCGCACCGCGATGCTGCTCGACTACGCCCGATCGACCCTCGGCATGACGGGCGCGACCGTGGTCGACGCCAAGGTGTGCAGCTGGACCGACTCCCCCGACGGCCGCTTCGTGATCGGCACGCCGCTGCCGGGCGTGACGGTCGCGTGCGGCGACTCGGGCGAGGGCTTCAAGTTCTCGGCGCTCATGGGCCTCGTGCTCGCCGACCTCGCCGAGGGCGCGGCGCCGCGGGTCGACCTCGCACCATTCGCGTTCGACCGGTTCGACGCGGTCGACCCCGAGGCCGCTGCCGCGACCGCCGCAGCGCTCGAATCGCCCACCGCGCTCGGCGGCGCGCCCGAGGCATCCTGATCGGGGCCCGGCCGCGCCGCGGCAGTCAGGCGCCGACGGATGCCGCGGCCGCGGGCTCATCCGCGATCGAGGACGGGGCATGCCCGGGCCTGGTGGCGCCGAAAACGGCCGCGACGACGAGCGTCGACATGAGCGCCCAGTTCACCCAGTCGTCGCGCCCGGTCAGCAGGTCGAGGTTCGTGAGCATGAGGGCGAGGCCCGCCGCGAGGCCGAGCACGCCGAGCAGGGGCGCGATCACCACGCGGAACACCCCGTGCCCGCGGCGATCACGGCTGAAGAAGCGCACGACGCTGACCATGCAGAGCAGCTGCAGCGCGACGACGCCGATGATGCCGACGCCGTTCGTCCAGAGCAGCAGCTGCAGGTAGGGGTCCCCGCGCAGTCCGATCGTGATCGCGATGAGCAGCACCGACACGATCGTCGTCACGAGGCTCGCGAGCACCGGCGAGTGGAACCGCGGGTGCGTGCGCGTGAGCTTCGCGGGCAGCACGCCGTCGCGGCCGAGGGCGAAGAGGTACCGGCTGGTCGCGTTGTGGAACGCGATCGTCGCCGCGAGGATGCTCGTCACGATGAGGAGCCCCATCACCGTCGACGCCCACGCCCCGAGGTACGACTCGGCGAGCATGAAGTACAGCCCCTGGAACGCGTCCGACAGCGAGAACTCGGTGAGCCCGTCGACGCCGAGCGCCGCGACCGCGACCCACGCGATGAAGCCGTAGAACAGGGCGAGGAACCCGACTGCGAGGTACGTCGCCCGCGGCACGGTGCGCTCGGCATCGCGCGCCTCCTCGGCGTAGATCGCCGTGCCCTCGAAGCCGATGAACGCGCCGAGTGCGAGCACGAACATGCCGCCCGAGGCGAGGTTGAACACGTTGCCGGGCGCGAACGGCTCGACCGTGAAGTTCGTCGTGCCCTCGGTCGCGAGCACGGCGATCGCGAGCACCACGAGGATGAGCACCTCGAGGATCATGAGCACCGCGAGCACGCGCGCGCCGATGTCGATCTGCCGGTAGCCGAGCAGGGCGACGATCGCGACACCCGCGAGCGCGTACACCGACCAGTGCACGTCGAGTCCGAGCATCGGGTTGAACGTCTCGGCGGCGTAGAAGCCGAGGAACCCGTAGAAGCCCGCGCAGATGAGCGCGTACGACAGCAGGGCCACGAGGGCCGCGGCCCCGCCGGTGCGCCGACCGAGGCCGCGCCCGATGAAGGCGTAGAACGCGCCCGCGTTGCGCACGTGGCGGGCGAACGCCGTGAACCCGGCGGCGCAGAGGATGTACACGATGCCGCTGAACACGTACGCCCCCGGAGCACCGATGCCGCCGAGGCGGAAGGCGAGCGGCGCCGCACCGGCCATGACGGCGAGCGGGGCTGCCGCGGCGACCACGAAGAAGAAGATGTCGAAGGTGCCGAGCCTGCCGCGGGCGAGCGACCCGCCGGCGACGGCGCCTGGCGGGATGGTCGCGGGGGCGGGGGCGGTCGTGACGCCGGGCGCCGGGTCGGGGGATGTGGTCATGGGTACTCCTGGTCAGCGACGGTGATGACGGGGATGCTGCGTGGGGTGGTCGATCCGGTGCCGACGCGAACGGCGGCGGCACCGGATCGGGCGGCCTAGACCTCGGGCCACCAGGCGGGGTCGGTCCAGAGTCCGAGCTCCTGCTCGAGCGCGGCGCCGACGCGGAAGACGGCCGCGTCGTCATACGTGCGACCGACGATCTGCACGCCGGTCGGGACGCCGTTCGGCGCGACGCCCGACGGCACGGCGAGCACGGGCACGCGGCCGATCACGTTGAACGGCAGCGTCATGAGCTTGCCGAACACTGCGGCGCTGTCGGTCGACGGCTCGTCGGCGGCGAAGCCGGTCGTCGCGATCGTCGGGCAGACGAGGGCGTCGTACTCGGTCATGAGTTCGGCGAAGGGACGGTAGAACGCGCTCTCGGCGACGAGGCCCTCGACGTAGTCGCCGCCGGCCGCGGCCTTCGCCGCGAACGCCCGGGTGTACGGCATGAGCTGGTCGGCGCGTGACGCGTCGCCCTCGAGGATCGACTCGATGAACGGGCCCATGACCGCGCCGAAGTGCGGCCACGAGGTCTCCTGCACGAGGTCGGGACCCCACGGCAGCTCGACCATGTCGACGGTCGCGCCGGCCGCGACGAGCGCCCGGCCGACCGCGCGCGTGTTGTGCTCGACCGACGGGTCGACGTCGTAGCCGCCGAGGTCGAGGCAGAGCGCGATGCGCACGCCCTCGAGGGATCCGACGGCGCCCGAGACGGTCGCGATGTCGCGCAGGGATGCCGCGTCGCCGACCCACGGCCCCGAGATGACGTTCTGCAGCATGGCGACGTCGCCGACGCTGCGGCCCATCGGACCGTCGGCGCAGTACGTGTCGGAGTTGAACGGCGCCATGCCCGGCACCCGCCCGAACGGCGGCTTGAAGCCGACGACCCCGCAGAACGACGCCGGGATGCGGATCGAGCCGCCGATGTCGGACCCCGTCGCGAGCAGGGTCGAACCGGCCGCGAGCACGGCGCCCGATCCACCCGACGAGCCGCCGGGGGTGAAGTCGGGGTTCCACGGGTTGCGGGTGATGCCCCACAGCTTCGAGTGCGTGACCGGCGCGCAGCAGTACTCGGGGGTGGTGGTGCGCGCGTGGACGACCGCGCCCGCGGCCAGGATGCGCTCGACGATCGGGTGCGTCTCGTCGGCGATGTGGCCCTTCTCGAGCAGGCAGCCGTCTTCGAGCAGGCGACCCGCGATGGGCTGCTCGTCCTTGAGCATGAGCGGGATGCCCTCGAGCGGGCGGAGGTCGTCGCCCGCCGCGAACCGGGCCTCCGACGTGCGCGCGGCGTCGCGCGCTTCGTCGATCCACTGCTCGGTGACGGCGTTGATCACGGGTTCGGTCGCCTCGGTGCGGGCGATGACCGATTCGAGCAGGTCGACGGGCGACAGCTCGCGTCGTCGCATCAGCTCCGATGCCTCGGTGGCGGTGAGCCGGAACAGGTCCATGTGGGGTGCCTTTCGCAGATCCGTACGTTGTACGCTTCCGTACACTGTACGGACGATACTCTTGCACGCATGGCGTCACGTCAAGCGGCAGTTCAGAAGGCGGTTGCTCCGCGCCGGCGCGCACCCCGCCAGACCCTCACCCGCCGCGAGGTCACCGACGCGGCGATCGACCTCGTCGAACGCGACGGGCTCGACGCGCTCACGATGCGCCGGCTCGCGACCGAGCTCGGCGTCGCGCCGATGAGCCTGTACACGCACGTCGCGAGTCGCGACGACCTCGTCGATGCCATCGTCGAGCAGCTCATCGAGCGGCTCGACCTGCACGACGAACCGGGCGAGCCCTGGCAGCAGGCGGTGCGCCGAACCCTCGGTACCTACCGCGACCTCGCGGTCGCGCTGCCGCACGCGTTCGAGCTGCTCGCCCTCGCTCCGTACGACACGACACCCGTCGCACCGCACCTCGTCGGCGTGCTCGCGGGCCTCGAGCGGGCCGGGCTCGCGCCCGACCAGGCACGCCAGGTGCTCGGCATCGTCGACGCGTACGCCTCGGGGTTCCTCGTGGTGTGGGCGCGCAGCACGACGTCGACGCGGCGGGCGGCCGCCGCGTCCGTGACCGCACCGGATGCCGCATCCACTGCCGAACGGGATGCGGCAGCCGCAGCCGCCGCGCCCGACGAGGTCGCCGCCATGCGCGACCTCGAGACGTTCGACCAGGGCCTCGAGGCCCTCATCGCGGGACTCGGCGCGACCCTCGTACCGGGTCCGGCCGAAGCCGGCACTTGACATCACTCGGCGACCGCAACTAGGGTCGTGCGGCAATGGGTACGCTGATCTACTCCTGAGTGGTGAGCCGTGTCGAGCTCAGCTCCACGGCTTCCGCATCGTTTCGCGCAGGCGCTTCGCGCCGCCGATCGACGCGCCATCGACCACTGATCGTACGGCTCGCAGCCGTCGATGCTCGCAGCACCCTCTGAGCGGTGCTCGGCGACGAGCATCGACCGGCGTTCGCGCATTCGCGAACGGGCCGGGAAGGGAGTTCACCCATGACCACCAGCCGACTCTCACTCCACGGAGTGACCAAGCGCTTCGCCGACCGCGTCGTGCTCGATCGCATCGACCTCTCGTTCCGCCCGGGCGAGCGCGTCGGCGTCATCGGCGACAACGGCTCGGGCAAGTCGACCCTGCTCCGCCTCATCGGCGGGGCGATCGACCCCGACGCCGGCGAGCTCATCGTGCGGGTCGCGGGCGGCATCGGCATGCTCGACCAGGTGCTCGAACTGCCCGCCGGCGCGACGATGCACGACGCGATCGACGCCTGCTCGGCCGAGCTGCGCGCGCTCGAACTCGCCATGCGCGTCGCCGAGCAGGGCCTGGCCGGACTCGACGGCGCCGGACTCGACGGCGCCGCCCTCGATGTCGCCCTCGCCGAGTACGCGGCGCTCACCGAGCGGTTCGAGTCGCGCG
Coding sequences within it:
- a CDS encoding FAD-dependent oxidoreductase is translated as MQIIVIGAGAWGLPTAAELAERGHRVTLVDRYGPGNALSSSHGPTRIWRLADPDPAKIAMTRQSLEAMERLSSIAGEPVFLRRGLVWRDDRASLDRFEWTLAMEGIPHLRLGADRVATRFPGLVPDGRGAIYTSEAGPVLAEVSLRAQLRRFEQAGGELRIGHVVDLETDATGTGSGGGGARVHLEGGEVLEADALVIAAGPGASTLLGHLGLSVPLRPHLEQVVHVADPARPFDDLPDLIDIASGERPTLYAMTTPRVGYKLGLDAPLRDVAWGVDDDRTPDESRTAMLLDYARSTLGMTGATVVDAKVCSWTDSPDGRFVIGTPLPGVTVACGDSGEGFKFSALMGLVLADLAEGAAPRVDLAPFAFDRFDAVDPEAAAATAAALESPTALGGAPEAS
- a CDS encoding YybH family protein, whose translation is MTTREPTVDEVLAAADAIVDAFAATDGPRYFAGFAPDASFMFHTEAARLDDRAAYEALWAEWTGGGWRVLSCESSNRLVQTYPGGAVFSHDVATRVDTGDGEDAYTERETIVFRVDGDGLLAVHEHLSPMPGADADASTD
- a CDS encoding endonuclease/exonuclease/phosphatase family protein, with the translated sequence MLVISYNLRKHRAISELAALDERYSPEVLCLQEVDTSNLAERVGRLRLAHSTTGNRLGLAMYYRDDRFEPRDIRAFALKKSLHDRILRPAHERLLGARLTDLEHGRDVIVASFHAAPLTALNSLRRHQIRSALGALQLMGPHLPTLMVGDYNYPVFKDNLAEKVRDAGYELTLSDSRTYTRYKYFRGHFDFATSADFEIRRVETLPRGSSDHLPILVDAQYVGLHADDEIDVVI
- a CDS encoding PLD nuclease N-terminal domain-containing protein; amino-acid sequence: MPMVFSLVVLAGMVYALVDLIMRDESQVKHLPKFGWILLVIFLPLIGTVLWFTLGREYSSSGRGLGGFTPAGRAPEEPYVPPMPRDTRSTEEQIADLDREIEYYQKRAELEQRKRELGGGSQVE
- a CDS encoding XRE family transcriptional regulator — protein: MAADPAESPSDPPIDRMLDGVAARLRALRTRRGLTLAELSEETGISTSTLSRLESGGRRPTLDLLIRLAAVYRASLDDLVGAPQIADPRVHPKPFYRGGKAIIPLTRSNPDLHAYKMVLPGHPPEAPVEQRAHEGYDWIYVLSGRVRLALGDEELVLEPGEAAEFDTRMPHGTASASLEPAEILNLLSAQGERVHLREAR
- the speB gene encoding agmatinase; this encodes MQPDVSPEPIGPVDASRVPRFAGIATFARLPRLDEVPHADIAVVGVPFDSGVSYRPGARFGPSHVREASRLLRPFNPAQGVLPFAVQQVADAGDIAVNPFDIAEAVADVEAGARSLAEQADRLVVIGGDHTIALPLLRAVTAQHGPVAVLHFDAHLDTWDTYFGAPITHGTPFRRASEEGLIDLTASMHVGTRGPLYGVEDLTDDARLGFAIVTSEDIEEQGVESAIERIRARIGDKPLYISIDIDVLDPAHAPGTGTPEAGGLTSRELLRIIRALADKRIVGADVVEVAPAYDHAQLTAVAASHVAYELISAMAPRA
- a CDS encoding APC family permease, producing the protein MTTSPDPAPGVTTAPAPATIPPGAVAGGSLARGRLGTFDIFFFVVAAAAPLAVMAGAAPLAFRLGGIGAPGAYVFSGIVYILCAAGFTAFARHVRNAGAFYAFIGRGLGRRTGGAAALVALLSYALICAGFYGFLGFYAAETFNPMLGLDVHWSVYALAGVAIVALLGYRQIDIGARVLAVLMILEVLILVVLAIAVLATEGTTNFTVEPFAPGNVFNLASGGMFVLALGAFIGFEGTAIYAEEARDAERTVPRATYLAVGFLALFYGFIAWVAVAALGVDGLTEFSLSDAFQGLYFMLAESYLGAWASTVMGLLIVTSILAATIAFHNATSRYLFALGRDGVLPAKLTRTHPRFHSPVLASLVTTIVSVLLIAITIGLRGDPYLQLLLWTNGVGIIGVVALQLLCMVSVVRFFSRDRRGHGVFRVVIAPLLGVLGLAAGLALMLTNLDLLTGRDDWVNWALMSTLVVAAVFGATRPGHAPSSIADEPAAAASVGA
- a CDS encoding helix-turn-helix domain-containing protein — translated: MQRPVPPSPSDSPMAIGPRLRNARTAQGLTLAQVAAAAGLTKGFLSRLERDETSPSVATLVQLCQVLSISVGSLFAEPEIQVVQLASAPRINLGGTGVAEHLISPRSESRVQMIRSVMEPGASGGAELYTISSDVEVLHVLSGAVSVRFVDREVPLVAGDSMTFPGREPHNWRADDELGAEVVWVIVPASWSGSS
- a CDS encoding NAD(P)/FAD-dependent oxidoreductase; its protein translation is MQQNSWDVIIVGGGSAGLSAALMLGRSRRSVLVLDEGAPRNRFAGHMHGVLGRDHTSPLDLLADGRAELGRYENVTIRTGVAIGARAEPEGPAGFELELADGARRRTRRLLVASGLRDALPSVPGLAEQWGRGAFLCPYCDGWEVRDRRIAVIATSAAQVHQAQLMRQLSTDVTVFAHDAGLPVDARDGLVARGVVVEERPVAAVVADERGSLRGIRLVDGTEIAADAIFVGPAPEPNDPVLRRLGAERAPHPMGGEFVVVDAMGRTSVPGVWAAGNVTDPRSSVPFAMAAGSMAGAAINADLVEEEVRAVVARRAPAAGS
- a CDS encoding purine-cytosine permease family protein, which encodes MSLYTRLDRRLAQQADNSGPVRGTLSTPRIGMIWLAANLVVTTLLTGTLFIPAVDYGVAITMIVLGTLGGAVVLTLVGNIGTRTGLPTMALTRGAFGTRGGYLPMAANVIILMGWSWVQAMLAGVTVNYLVESLTGFSSPILFSVLCQTIVVILAIFGHDGIARVEPWLAVLMLAIIAWIFFVAFSTFGPGEYQAIPVDLSIGYTPAIVLDIVIATAVSWTVLSADFNRLAVSSRAGILGSGIGYTLSTVIAMTLGATAIGYVILSGGDAAAFDPGVLVAAFGAPIAIVIFVSVMATNSMVVYGMTTSIVNASAGRAKLRFLPTALVVGVISIVGSTWLALLDQFTTFLTIIGAFFVPVFAIMIVDYYLIKRSSYTRDLLEHRGGRYWYLAGVNWFAVGAWAIGAFASYLMVFVWPSPVGATIPAFVITFVLYLVAMLPERARTVREPSVHLAEVATEQSDEDAAAHA